From the Lolium rigidum isolate FL_2022 chromosome 2, APGP_CSIRO_Lrig_0.1, whole genome shotgun sequence genome, one window contains:
- the LOC124687923 gene encoding uncharacterized protein LOC124687923 — translation MGDHVAVDVGGLIAARAGQAVGLPSCGEEVEALIGMLECRICQEEDLPKNLESPCACNGSLKYAHRECVQRWCNEKGDIICEICHASYKPGYTAPPRIQHDETTIEISGNWSISGNHLELHDPRILAMAAAQHHLLEDEYDQYTTTNNNAAAFCRSIFLILMALLLLRHTLTITSSDDEDDASAIFSLFLLRAAGFLLPCYIMAWAISIMQRQRQRQEEAMLLPTEVAIILHPNGTMQFTVSPEIPASPRLEPAQ, via the exons ATGGGGGATCATGTTGCGGTGGATGTCGGGGGGCTCATAGCGGCCCGCGCCGGTCAGGCAGTGGGGTTACCGTCCTGCGGGGAAGAAGTGGAGGCGCTGATTGGGATGCTGGAGTGCCGCATCTGCCAAGAGGAGGACCTGCCCAAGAACCTTGAGAGCCCCTGTGCTTGCAACGGCAGCCTAAAG TATGCTCACAGGGAGTGTGTGCAGCGATGGTGTAATGAGAAGGGGGACATAATCTGTGAAATCTGCCATGCC TCGTACAAGCCTGGTTACACCGCCCCACCCCGGATACAGCACGATGAGACTACTATAGAGATAAG TGGCAATTGGTCCATCTCTGGCAATCATTTGGAATTACATGATCCTCGAATCTTGGCCATGGCGGCTGCTCAGCACCATTTACTTGAAGATGAGTATGATCAATATACCACAACAAACAATAACGCTGCTGCCTTTTGCCGCTCAATATTTCTGATT CTAATGGCTCTTCTGCTCTTGAGGCACACACTAACCATCACtagtagtgatgatgaagatgatgcatCTGCTATTTTCTCG TTATTCCTTTTGAGGGCGGCTGGATTTCTTCTACCATGCTACATCATGGCCTGGGCTATTAGTATCATGCAGCGTCAAAGACAAAGACAG GAAGAAGCAATGCTATTACCAACAGAAGTGGCAATCATTCTCCATCCGAATGGGACGATGCAGTTCACTGTGTCACCTGAAATTCCTGCCTCACCTCGTCTGGAACCAGCCCAGTAG